A stretch of the Mycobacteroides immunogenum genome encodes the following:
- the kstD gene encoding 3-oxosteroid 1-dehydrogenase, translated as MFYMTEQEYDVVVVGSGGAGMVAALTAAHNGLSTVLIEKAPHFGGSTARSGGGVWIPNNEVLKKARQTDTPEAAREYLYNIIGDVVPREKIDTYLDRGPEMLSFVLANSPLKLDWVPNYSDYYPEAPGGRAAGRSVEPKPFDAKKLGDELPNLEPPYGKVPLNVVVRQQDYVRLNQLKRHPRGVLRSLRVGVRTFWAQGTGKKLVGMGRALSAALRIGLRDAGVPVKLNTALTDLYIENGSVKGVYVRESGAPEASEPTLIRGRRGVILASGGFEHNEQMRVKYQRAPITTEWTVGTKANTGDGILAAEKLGAALEFMEDSWWGPTVPLVGRPWFALSERNSPGSIIVNSSGKRFMNESLPYVEATHRMYGGQYGQGPGPGENLPAWLIFDQEYRNRYIFAGLQPGQKIPSKWIESGVVVKADTIEALAELTNLPVDGLAQTIERFNGFARSGVDEDFGRGKSAYDRYYGDPTNKPNPNLGALAKAPFYAAKMVPGDLGTKGGVRTDVKGRVLRDDNSIIEGLYAAGNVSTPVMGHTYAGPGATIGPAMTWGYLAALDIAGK; from the coding sequence GTGTTCTACATGACTGAGCAGGAGTACGACGTCGTCGTCGTCGGGAGTGGTGGCGCCGGCATGGTCGCGGCGCTCACCGCGGCACATAACGGGCTGAGCACCGTGCTGATCGAAAAGGCCCCTCACTTCGGTGGATCGACCGCCCGTTCCGGTGGTGGCGTATGGATCCCCAACAACGAGGTCCTCAAGAAGGCTCGCCAGACCGATACGCCGGAGGCGGCCCGCGAGTACCTCTACAACATCATCGGCGACGTCGTTCCGCGCGAGAAGATCGATACCTACCTCGATCGCGGGCCGGAGATGCTCTCGTTCGTCCTCGCGAACTCCCCACTGAAGCTCGACTGGGTGCCCAACTACTCCGACTACTACCCGGAGGCCCCGGGCGGGCGCGCCGCCGGCCGCTCGGTCGAGCCAAAACCCTTCGACGCTAAGAAGCTTGGTGACGAGCTGCCCAACCTGGAGCCGCCGTACGGCAAGGTTCCGCTGAATGTCGTCGTGCGCCAGCAGGATTACGTGCGACTGAACCAGCTCAAGCGCCACCCGCGTGGTGTGCTGCGCAGCCTGCGGGTAGGCGTGCGCACCTTCTGGGCGCAAGGCACCGGCAAGAAGCTGGTCGGCATGGGGCGCGCGCTCTCGGCAGCGCTGCGGATCGGTTTGCGTGACGCTGGAGTGCCGGTCAAGCTCAACACCGCGCTGACCGACCTGTACATCGAGAACGGCTCCGTCAAGGGTGTCTACGTGCGCGAGAGTGGGGCCCCGGAGGCCTCCGAACCGACCCTCATCCGGGGGCGTCGCGGCGTAATTCTGGCCTCCGGCGGCTTCGAACACAACGAGCAGATGCGCGTGAAGTACCAGCGCGCCCCCATCACCACCGAGTGGACCGTGGGCACCAAGGCCAACACCGGTGACGGCATCCTGGCCGCCGAAAAACTGGGCGCGGCACTTGAATTCATGGAGGACTCGTGGTGGGGACCCACGGTTCCGCTGGTCGGGCGGCCGTGGTTCGCACTCTCCGAGCGCAACTCGCCCGGATCGATCATCGTCAACTCGTCCGGCAAGCGCTTCATGAACGAGTCGCTTCCCTACGTCGAGGCCACCCACCGGATGTATGGCGGCCAGTACGGCCAGGGCCCCGGCCCGGGCGAGAACCTGCCCGCCTGGCTCATCTTCGATCAGGAATACCGCAACCGGTACATCTTCGCCGGATTGCAGCCGGGACAAAAGATTCCGAGCAAGTGGATCGAATCTGGCGTCGTCGTCAAGGCCGACACCATCGAGGCGCTCGCGGAACTCACGAACCTCCCCGTCGACGGGTTGGCACAGACCATTGAGCGGTTCAACGGCTTCGCCCGCAGCGGCGTGGACGAGGACTTCGGCCGTGGCAAGAGCGCGTACGACCGCTACTACGGTGACCCCACCAACAAGCCGAACCCCAACCTTGGCGCACTGGCCAAGGCTCCGTTCTACGCGGCCAAGATGGTGCCGGGTGACCTGGGTACCAAGGGCGGTGTGCGTACCGACGTCAAGGGCCGGGTTCTGCGCGACGACAACAGCATCATCGAAGGTCTTTACGCCGCAGGCAATGTCAGCACTCCGGTGATGGGTCACACCTATGCCGGTCCCGGCGCCACCATTGGGCCGGCCATGACGTGGGGTTACCTCGCCGCGCTCGATATCGCCGGGAAGTAG
- a CDS encoding MinD/ParA family ATP-binding protein: MPKQDRGAPPRPPWLPEEDEQRGFLRSLRRKKRNPDEDETNEDSLTHETERPATSKTGIQEPITETVTSPVPGSPTATPAEEDADSDQALPHVSKYYTPPRAPEPSDEPLAARGPEAAHDREPDPVPEPDAQAPRIVRSPLPEVVPESQPIPQVEQLSSPPPVESPAIPEAESVAPETAAAAPPAPVEPEPPVETAPPAERVSPLVPGFEQPVIGVEQVFGESSDADPFSRFSLLEAQLRQMSLDESITDDELERHRRHAMPRPEPVAATAGPLSFTPPEAVDIAPEPAAEAFEAEQAATEPPAEPVSVPVSVPTSGFTPPESAGDAPVAAQEAVTAPEAPEPVVATSGPTPDDPEPAPAGQDAESAHPEPEESPDLSGQLVPEVPADEHPVAEDAEETPAAEPSVEVDDADARAAALLQRIEAKRAELDQELAAHDAAEAQAAEPEPAPFVPMVAPWASVPEPVRSPEPYPAESADEAGATPESGAAAGGDPELEGFAPLVDEDIVISAPAVYDEVPADPAYDEDVAHVDAAVDDAADHVAAESEPLDAVPTADPEPQDEAADVASEPVAEASEAPAAAPPEPAESAAAPEPQAPEPSPWQAAAPVEPPAQPAYYVPPVAPQQPDTQGLPAQEPAAQVSPGWGPPPPHPEWQQGVPQGPQPYGGQQFPSQPPPQPTSVQGQWQWVPQEPQHPVQQEPPAGYVPPPQGAVPPANYRAPQAYRMPPSLDEAEVINRGRYAPRSGWRKAVHRSTGGRVNPGDSRKDRDRDQLLASIRQPILGDYRIAVLSIKGGVGKTTTTLGLGSAFATIRTDRIIAVDANPDRGTLAERVRDHSTQSTVRDLLNDRNIRSYADVRNHTRMATSRLEVLASEQDPAVSEAFGEIDYRNTIDILQRYYNIILTDCGTGIMHSAMAGVLDLAHTIVLVSSPAMDSARSASATLDWLMQHGHSALVREAHVVLSASRPGSAGIKLDKVYEHFQARCRSIHMIPFDPHLAEGADVDFNLLNADTNVAYLKLAGAISESFPRLRMRGDEQR, from the coding sequence TTGCCCAAGCAGGATCGTGGTGCACCGCCCCGTCCCCCGTGGCTGCCCGAAGAAGACGAACAACGAGGCTTTCTTCGCTCGTTGAGGCGTAAAAAGCGCAACCCCGACGAGGACGAGACCAACGAGGATTCGTTAACCCACGAGACTGAGCGCCCCGCGACATCCAAGACTGGCATACAGGAGCCCATCACTGAAACGGTGACCTCTCCTGTGCCAGGGAGTCCTACCGCCACACCTGCTGAGGAAGACGCCGACAGCGACCAGGCGCTGCCCCACGTGTCCAAGTACTACACGCCACCACGTGCGCCCGAGCCGTCCGACGAACCTCTGGCAGCCCGGGGGCCGGAAGCGGCGCACGATCGTGAGCCGGATCCGGTTCCGGAGCCTGACGCGCAGGCCCCGCGAATCGTCAGGAGCCCACTTCCCGAGGTTGTACCGGAATCGCAGCCAATACCGCAGGTCGAGCAACTCTCATCACCTCCGCCCGTTGAGTCCCCGGCAATCCCCGAGGCGGAGTCCGTGGCCCCCGAGACCGCTGCTGCCGCCCCGCCCGCCCCCGTCGAGCCGGAGCCTCCCGTCGAGACTGCTCCGCCGGCCGAGCGGGTGAGCCCGCTCGTGCCCGGCTTCGAGCAACCCGTCATCGGTGTGGAACAGGTGTTTGGCGAATCGTCGGACGCGGATCCGTTCTCGCGATTCAGCTTGCTCGAGGCGCAACTGCGCCAGATGAGCCTGGACGAGAGCATCACCGACGATGAGCTCGAGCGTCACCGACGCCATGCGATGCCCAGGCCTGAACCGGTCGCCGCGACCGCGGGTCCTCTCAGCTTCACACCGCCGGAAGCCGTTGATATCGCCCCCGAGCCTGCCGCGGAGGCGTTCGAGGCGGAGCAAGCCGCCACTGAGCCGCCGGCGGAGCCGGTTTCAGTGCCGGTTTCAGTGCCCACGAGCGGTTTCACGCCGCCAGAGTCAGCAGGCGACGCTCCCGTAGCCGCGCAGGAGGCTGTTACCGCACCCGAGGCGCCCGAGCCCGTCGTGGCCACGTCAGGCCCGACTCCGGACGACCCCGAGCCGGCTCCTGCCGGACAGGACGCCGAATCGGCTCACCCTGAGCCTGAGGAGAGCCCCGATCTCAGCGGGCAGCTTGTTCCCGAGGTCCCTGCCGACGAACATCCGGTCGCCGAGGATGCCGAGGAGACTCCGGCGGCCGAGCCCTCGGTTGAGGTTGACGACGCCGATGCCAGAGCGGCCGCACTGCTGCAGCGCATCGAGGCCAAGCGCGCCGAGCTGGACCAGGAATTGGCCGCGCATGACGCCGCCGAGGCGCAGGCCGCCGAACCGGAACCGGCTCCGTTCGTGCCGATGGTGGCACCGTGGGCCTCGGTGCCCGAGCCGGTACGTTCACCTGAGCCCTACCCGGCCGAATCGGCCGATGAAGCCGGCGCCACGCCCGAATCCGGAGCAGCCGCAGGCGGCGACCCTGAGCTCGAGGGCTTCGCCCCACTGGTCGACGAGGACATCGTGATTTCCGCTCCGGCGGTGTACGACGAGGTACCCGCCGATCCCGCTTACGACGAGGATGTCGCGCACGTGGACGCCGCTGTTGATGACGCCGCGGATCACGTGGCAGCGGAGTCTGAACCTCTAGACGCGGTGCCGACGGCCGATCCGGAGCCCCAGGATGAGGCCGCCGACGTGGCATCGGAGCCGGTGGCGGAGGCTTCCGAGGCGCCCGCGGCCGCCCCGCCGGAGCCCGCAGAATCGGCGGCGGCGCCCGAACCGCAGGCGCCCGAGCCGTCGCCGTGGCAGGCTGCCGCTCCGGTAGAGCCGCCGGCGCAGCCCGCGTATTACGTGCCGCCCGTCGCGCCCCAGCAACCCGACACGCAAGGACTGCCCGCCCAGGAGCCCGCCGCGCAGGTTTCGCCGGGCTGGGGTCCGCCGCCGCCTCACCCCGAGTGGCAGCAGGGCGTACCTCAGGGGCCGCAACCGTATGGCGGGCAACAGTTCCCGTCGCAGCCGCCTCCTCAGCCCACAAGTGTCCAGGGTCAATGGCAATGGGTGCCGCAGGAGCCCCAGCACCCTGTGCAGCAAGAGCCGCCCGCCGGATACGTGCCACCACCCCAAGGCGCTGTTCCTCCCGCCAATTATCGTGCGCCGCAGGCGTACCGGATGCCGCCCTCACTCGACGAAGCCGAGGTCATCAACCGGGGCCGCTATGCGCCGCGTTCCGGCTGGCGCAAGGCCGTGCACAGATCTACCGGTGGCCGCGTCAATCCAGGAGACTCGCGGAAAGATCGCGATCGGGACCAGCTGCTGGCAAGCATCCGTCAGCCGATCCTGGGCGACTACCGCATTGCGGTGCTGTCCATTAAGGGTGGTGTCGGAAAGACAACCACCACTTTGGGATTGGGCTCGGCGTTCGCGACAATCCGCACCGACCGGATCATCGCCGTCGACGCCAACCCCGACCGTGGAACCCTGGCCGAACGCGTGCGCGATCATTCGACACAGTCCACCGTTCGGGACCTGCTCAACGATCGGAACATCAGAAGTTACGCGGACGTGCGCAATCACACCCGTATGGCCACCAGCCGCTTGGAAGTGCTTGCAAGCGAGCAGGATCCAGCGGTATCTGAGGCGTTCGGAGAGATCGATTATCGCAACACCATCGACATCCTGCAGCGGTACTACAACATCATCTTGACCGACTGCGGCACCGGGATCATGCACTCGGCGATGGCGGGGGTGCTCGATCTCGCCCACACCATCGTCTTGGTGAGCTCGCCCGCGATGGACTCCGCGCGCAGCGCCTCAGCGACTCTCGATTGGCTTATGCAGCATGGACACTCGGCGCTGGTGCGGGAAGCCCATGTGGTCTTGAGTGCGTCGCGCCCGGGATCCGCGGGGATCAAGCTCGACAAGGTCTACGAACACTTCCAGGCGCGTTGCCGGTCGATACACATGATCCCGTTCGATCCGCATCTCGCCGAGGGTGCCGATGTCGACTTCAACCTACTCAACGCTGATACGAATGTGGCGTACCTGAAGTTGGCCGGCGCGATTTCCGAGAGTTTCCCACGACTTCGCATGCGCGGCGACGAGCAGCGATAA
- a CDS encoding FAD-binding protein has product MPSADVVIVGYGVAGASAALAALERGASVLILERFDGGGASAISGGIYYAGGGTNIQRDAGVEDTPELMLEYLRLEVGDAVKPETLRRFVDGSVDTLDWLQGYGVPFEGSLAPFKTSYPTNDYYLYFSGSESSGMGRAATTPRQRGHRAFGRGVSGKALFAPLAHSAERLGADVWRQTRVTGLIVEDGCVVGVRGVTLKDAPAWVRRTYSRLTRYATKPGIYYPPMRRALEAPAYALERRFATPFEIRAHDGVILSSGGFIANRELVRRYAPAYLDGLELGTAGDDGTALKLAEPLDAATGHLDEISAWRFIVPPAAFLGSLLVDTKGQRMIDESRYGAALGKEIVRTAGGMGYLVADKPLVKRARRQLGSQTLWFQRIQAEAFLNVGRRKAGSIEELAAKAGIDPDALARTVSEHNRAIADGTPDPWGKPDDIRVPIQQGPFYLFDVSIKTNMLNPCPMLTLGGLVVDEETGAVQTTSGAAIPGLYAAGRAAVGICSNSYVSGLSLADCVFSGRRAGTETGRHVDA; this is encoded by the coding sequence ATGCCGTCGGCCGATGTTGTCATCGTCGGATACGGGGTGGCGGGAGCGTCTGCCGCGCTGGCGGCGCTGGAGCGTGGGGCATCCGTTCTCATCCTCGAGCGATTCGACGGCGGCGGGGCTTCGGCCATTTCAGGGGGCATTTACTACGCGGGCGGCGGCACCAACATCCAGCGCGACGCGGGTGTGGAAGACACCCCGGAGCTGATGTTGGAGTACCTGCGGCTTGAGGTCGGGGATGCGGTGAAACCCGAGACACTACGGAGATTCGTCGACGGCAGCGTGGACACGCTGGATTGGCTCCAAGGTTACGGAGTTCCGTTCGAAGGTTCGCTGGCTCCTTTCAAGACGTCGTACCCCACCAACGACTACTACCTCTACTTTTCTGGCAGTGAATCCTCTGGCATGGGCCGTGCCGCCACCACACCCCGCCAGCGCGGACACCGCGCGTTCGGCCGGGGCGTGTCGGGAAAGGCATTGTTCGCGCCGTTGGCCCACTCCGCGGAGCGCTTGGGGGCCGATGTGTGGCGGCAGACCAGGGTCACCGGGCTGATCGTCGAGGACGGGTGTGTTGTCGGGGTGCGTGGGGTCACCCTGAAGGACGCGCCGGCCTGGGTGCGGCGGACGTACTCGCGCCTGACCCGCTATGCGACCAAGCCGGGCATCTATTACCCGCCGATGCGAAGGGCCTTGGAAGCTCCCGCGTACGCGTTGGAGCGCCGGTTCGCCACGCCGTTTGAGATCAGGGCCCATGACGGAGTGATTCTGTCGTCCGGCGGGTTCATCGCCAATCGCGAGCTGGTACGCCGGTATGCCCCGGCATACCTGGACGGGCTGGAGCTCGGTACCGCCGGCGATGACGGCACCGCGCTGAAGCTGGCCGAGCCGTTGGATGCGGCGACCGGGCATCTGGATGAGATCTCGGCGTGGCGCTTCATTGTGCCGCCCGCTGCCTTCCTGGGTTCGCTACTGGTGGATACCAAGGGGCAGCGGATGATTGATGAGTCGCGCTATGGTGCCGCGCTGGGTAAGGAAATCGTGCGTACGGCCGGCGGCATGGGATACCTGGTGGCCGACAAACCTTTGGTCAAGCGGGCCCGCCGCCAGTTGGGCTCGCAGACGCTGTGGTTCCAGCGGATTCAGGCCGAGGCGTTCCTCAACGTGGGCCGCCGGAAGGCCGGATCCATCGAGGAACTGGCGGCCAAGGCGGGCATCGACCCGGATGCGCTTGCGCGCACCGTGTCTGAACACAACCGGGCCATCGCCGACGGCACCCCGGACCCATGGGGGAAGCCCGACGACATCAGGGTGCCGATCCAGCAGGGGCCGTTCTATCTGTTCGACGTGTCCATCAAGACCAACATGCTCAATCCGTGTCCGATGCTGACTCTTGGCGGGCTGGTCGTCGACGAGGAGACTGGTGCCGTGCAGACCACATCGGGTGCCGCGATCCCGGGCCTCTATGCCGCCGGGCGTGCGGCGGTGGGTATCTGCTCCAATTCGTATGTGAGCGGATTGTCCCTGGCCGACTGCGTCTTCTCTGGACGCCGGGCCGGGACCGAGACTGGAAGGCACGTAGATGCTTAG
- a CDS encoding Rv3717 family N-acetylmuramoyl-L-alanine amidase, whose protein sequence is MPAMLSTAVPAHASPIAGKIVFLDPGHNGANDGSITRQVSDGRGRTKDCQTSGTATDAGFPEHTFNWNVVLHIRQALTVAGVRTALSRGNDNALGPCIDQRAATGNSFKPDAIVSIHADGGPRDGRGFHVNYSNPPINEAQGAPTLRLASTMRDQLKASGFQPSTYRGNDGLYGRSDLAGLNLAQYPAILIECGNMKNSDDAAMLSSSDGQARLASAIAQGIARFLT, encoded by the coding sequence ATGCCGGCCATGCTTTCCACCGCCGTACCGGCCCACGCATCCCCCATCGCGGGCAAGATCGTCTTCCTCGATCCCGGCCACAACGGCGCCAACGATGGCTCGATCACCCGGCAGGTCAGCGACGGCCGGGGACGTACCAAAGACTGCCAGACCAGCGGCACCGCAACCGATGCCGGCTTTCCCGAGCACACCTTCAACTGGAACGTGGTGTTGCATATCCGCCAGGCTCTCACCGTGGCCGGGGTTCGCACGGCGCTCTCACGCGGTAACGACAACGCGCTCGGCCCCTGCATCGATCAGCGTGCCGCGACCGGCAACTCCTTCAAGCCCGACGCGATTGTCAGCATCCATGCCGACGGCGGCCCCCGCGACGGCCGGGGATTTCATGTCAACTACTCGAATCCACCGATCAACGAGGCGCAGGGGGCTCCGACGCTGCGCCTGGCCAGCACGATGCGCGACCAGCTCAAGGCCTCGGGATTCCAGCCGTCGACCTATCGCGGAAACGACGGCCTCTACGGACGTTCCGACCTCGCCGGGCTCAACCTGGCCCAGTACCCGGCAATCCTCATCGAGTGCGGAAACATGAAGAACAGCGACGACGCCGCCATGCTGTCCAGTTCCGATGGCCAGGCGCGACTGGCATCAGCGATCGCGCAGGGCATCGCCAGGTTCCTGACCTGA
- a CDS encoding MaoC/PaaZ C-terminal domain-containing protein → MPINVDIALGAATEPAEFSWTASDVQLYHLAIGAGADPVSETELRYLQDKTPQVLPTFATVASGFHAVEPPKVSFPGIEIDLAKILHGTEQVTAHRPLPPSGSARSEGKVVEIWDKGKAAVIVTETTTSDDQGPLWTIRRSIFARGEGGFGGERGPSAAGGVPERAPDLEVSTHILPQQALLYRLCGDRNPLHSDPGFAAAAGFPRPILHGLCSYGVVCKAAVDAALGGDAARVTSYAAKFAGVVFPGETLKTRIWKEDGTLRISAVVAEREDAPALADVELLYT, encoded by the coding sequence ATGCCTATCAATGTCGATATCGCGCTGGGCGCGGCCACCGAACCTGCCGAATTCTCCTGGACCGCATCCGATGTGCAGCTGTATCACCTGGCAATCGGCGCCGGCGCCGATCCGGTGAGCGAAACGGAGCTGCGCTACCTGCAGGACAAGACCCCGCAGGTGCTGCCGACGTTCGCGACCGTCGCCTCGGGCTTCCACGCGGTGGAGCCGCCCAAGGTGTCGTTCCCGGGGATCGAGATCGACCTGGCCAAAATCCTGCACGGCACCGAGCAGGTGACCGCACACCGGCCGCTACCGCCGTCGGGCTCCGCCCGCTCCGAGGGCAAGGTCGTGGAAATCTGGGACAAGGGCAAGGCTGCCGTCATCGTCACGGAGACAACGACATCCGACGATCAAGGGCCACTGTGGACCATTCGCCGTTCGATCTTTGCCCGCGGTGAGGGTGGCTTCGGCGGGGAACGCGGTCCCTCCGCTGCCGGCGGCGTTCCGGAGCGGGCACCGGACCTCGAAGTGTCGACGCACATCCTGCCTCAGCAGGCGCTGCTCTATCGGTTGTGCGGTGATCGCAACCCGCTGCACTCGGACCCTGGCTTCGCTGCCGCGGCCGGGTTCCCCCGCCCGATCCTGCATGGTCTGTGCAGCTATGGCGTGGTATGCAAGGCCGCGGTCGACGCGGCACTCGGCGGCGATGCCGCGCGCGTGACCTCCTATGCCGCGAAGTTCGCGGGTGTGGTGTTCCCGGGCGAAACGCTCAAGACACGCATCTGGAAGGAAGACGGCACGCTGCGGATCTCGGCGGTCGTTGCCGAACGCGAGGACGCCCCCGCGCTGGCCGATGTGGAGCTGCTGTACACATAA
- the dmpG gene encoding 4-hydroxy-2-oxovalerate aldolase, giving the protein MGSDTSTQLLGTDGIFFDAAWDVRITDTSLRDGSHHKRHQFTADEVRAIVAALDGAGVPVIEVTHGDGLGGSSFNYGFSKTPEQELIKLAAQTATNAKIAFLMLPGVGTKEDIIEAQGNGGSICRIATHCTEADVSIQHFGLARERGLETVGFLMMSHTIAPEKLAKQARIMADAGCQCVYVVDSAGALVLDGVADRVAAVVAELGSDAQVGFHGHENLGLGVANSIEAVRAGAKQIDGSTRRFGAGAGNAPVEALIGVFDKIGVKTGIDFFDIADAAEEVVAPAMPTECLLDRNALIMGYSGVYSSFLKHAIRQGERYGVPAHQLLHRAGERKLIGGQEDQLIDIALEIQRENAAKA; this is encoded by the coding sequence ATGGGTTCGGACACCAGCACTCAGCTCTTGGGCACCGACGGGATCTTCTTCGACGCCGCGTGGGACGTGCGGATCACCGATACGTCGCTGCGTGACGGCTCGCACCACAAGCGGCATCAGTTCACCGCCGACGAGGTACGGGCCATCGTCGCCGCATTGGACGGCGCCGGTGTTCCCGTCATCGAAGTGACTCACGGTGACGGGCTGGGCGGTTCATCCTTCAACTACGGATTCTCGAAAACCCCTGAGCAGGAGCTGATCAAGCTCGCCGCCCAGACCGCGACCAACGCCAAGATCGCCTTCCTGATGCTGCCGGGTGTGGGCACCAAGGAAGACATCATCGAGGCGCAGGGCAACGGAGGATCGATCTGCCGCATTGCCACCCACTGCACCGAGGCCGACGTCTCGATTCAGCATTTCGGGCTGGCACGCGAGCGTGGGTTGGAAACCGTTGGCTTCCTGATGATGTCGCACACCATTGCGCCGGAGAAGCTGGCCAAGCAGGCGCGCATCATGGCGGACGCGGGATGTCAGTGCGTATATGTGGTGGACTCGGCGGGCGCCTTGGTGCTGGACGGCGTGGCGGATCGCGTCGCCGCGGTGGTAGCCGAGCTCGGTAGCGATGCGCAGGTCGGTTTTCATGGGCACGAGAACCTGGGTCTGGGTGTGGCCAACTCCATCGAGGCTGTGCGCGCCGGCGCCAAGCAGATCGACGGCAGTACAAGGCGTTTTGGTGCGGGTGCCGGGAATGCTCCGGTCGAGGCGCTGATCGGGGTCTTCGACAAGATCGGTGTGAAGACGGGAATCGATTTCTTCGATATCGCCGATGCCGCCGAAGAGGTCGTCGCCCCCGCGATGCCGACGGAGTGTCTGCTGGATCGCAACGCGCTGATCATGGGGTACAGCGGGGTGTACTCCAGTTTCCTCAAGCACGCCATCCGGCAAGGGGAGCGGTACGGAGTACCCGCACATCAGCTGCTGCACCGCGCCGGTGAACGCAAGCTCATCGGGGGTCAGGAAGATCAGCTCATCGACATTGCGCTGGAGATCCAGCGGGAGAACGCCGCGAAGGCGTAA
- a CDS encoding acetaldehyde dehydrogenase (acetylating), whose product MASKASVAIVGSGNISTDLLYKLQRSEWLEPRWMIGIDPESEGLKRARGFGLETSHEGVDWLLAQDEKPNLVFEATSAYVHKAAAPRYEEAGIRAIDLTPAAVGPAVVPPANLRAHLDAPNVNMITCGGQATIPIVYAVSRVVEVPYAEIVASVASVSAGPGTRANIDEFTKTTSRGVEVIGGAKRGKAIIILNPADPPMIMRDTIFCAIPEDADRDAIAASIHDVVSQVQQYVPGYRLLNEPQFDEPSVVNGGNHVVTTFVEVEGAGDFLPPYAGNLDIMTAAATKVGEEIAKELLSAKVS is encoded by the coding sequence GTGGCGTCTAAGGCATCTGTGGCGATTGTCGGTTCGGGGAACATCAGCACCGATCTGTTGTACAAGCTGCAACGTTCGGAGTGGCTGGAGCCACGGTGGATGATCGGCATCGACCCCGAGTCCGAAGGTCTCAAGCGTGCCCGCGGCTTCGGTCTGGAAACCTCGCATGAGGGTGTGGATTGGCTACTGGCACAGGACGAGAAGCCGAACCTGGTGTTCGAGGCGACGTCGGCATACGTACACAAGGCGGCCGCGCCACGCTACGAAGAAGCTGGTATCCGGGCCATCGACTTGACCCCCGCGGCAGTGGGCCCGGCGGTCGTGCCGCCCGCGAACCTGCGCGCCCACCTCGATGCCCCGAACGTCAACATGATCACCTGCGGCGGCCAGGCGACGATTCCGATCGTGTACGCGGTGTCACGTGTGGTCGAGGTGCCCTATGCCGAGATCGTCGCCTCGGTCGCATCGGTGTCGGCAGGACCGGGCACTCGCGCCAACATCGACGAGTTCACCAAGACCACCTCCAGAGGTGTTGAGGTGATCGGTGGCGCCAAGCGTGGCAAGGCGATCATCATCCTGAATCCGGCCGATCCGCCGATGATCATGCGCGACACCATATTCTGCGCCATTCCGGAGGACGCGGACCGCGATGCGATTGCCGCGTCGATTCACGACGTGGTGAGCCAGGTTCAGCAGTATGTGCCCGGATACCGGCTGCTCAACGAGCCGCAATTCGACGAGCCGTCGGTGGTCAACGGCGGCAACCACGTTGTCACCACCTTCGTCGAGGTCGAGGGTGCGGGCGACTTCCTGCCGCCGTACGCCGGAAACCTGGACATCATGACCGCGGCCGCGACCAAGGTCGGCGAGGAAATCGCCAAAGAACTTCTATCTGCAAAGGTTTCGTGA
- a CDS encoding 2-keto-4-pentenoate hydratase encodes MLSSEVRGAIAADLAEAERTRVAIVPPTDTHPDFDVTDAYEIQLMNIRSRLADGAKVVGHKVGLSSEAMQKMMGVHEPDYGHLLADMELFEDVAASASKFLFPRVEVEVGFILAADLPGEDCTEDDVLAATAAYVPSIEVVDSRITNWQIKICDTIADNASSAGFVIGKQRVSPKDIDIKSIDAVLTCNGEKLAEGRSDAVLGNPVTSVAWLARKVASFGVRLRAGDVVLPGSCTRAFDAHPGDEFLAEFAGLGSVRLAFE; translated from the coding sequence ATGCTTAGTTCCGAAGTTCGTGGGGCCATCGCCGCGGATCTGGCCGAGGCCGAACGGACCAGGGTGGCCATCGTGCCGCCCACCGATACGCATCCGGATTTCGACGTCACCGACGCCTACGAGATCCAGCTCATGAATATTCGCTCCCGCCTAGCGGACGGAGCCAAGGTCGTGGGGCACAAGGTGGGCCTATCTTCCGAGGCGATGCAGAAGATGATGGGTGTCCACGAGCCGGATTATGGGCACCTGCTGGCCGATATGGAGCTGTTCGAGGATGTCGCGGCCTCGGCGTCCAAGTTCCTGTTCCCGAGGGTGGAGGTGGAGGTCGGATTCATCCTGGCCGCCGACCTGCCGGGTGAAGACTGCACCGAGGACGACGTACTGGCGGCCACCGCGGCGTACGTGCCATCCATCGAGGTGGTGGATAGCCGGATCACCAACTGGCAGATCAAGATTTGTGACACCATCGCCGATAACGCGTCTTCGGCGGGGTTTGTCATTGGGAAGCAACGGGTTTCGCCGAAGGACATCGACATCAAGTCAATCGATGCGGTGCTCACCTGCAACGGCGAGAAGCTGGCCGAGGGCAGAAGCGATGCGGTGCTGGGTAATCCGGTGACATCGGTGGCGTGGCTGGCACGCAAGGTGGCCTCATTCGGGGTGCGCCTGCGGGCCGGTGACGTGGTGCTGCCGGGTTCGTGCACGCGGGCATTCGACGCGCATCCCGGGGATGAGTTTTTAGCCGAGTTCGCCGGGCTTGGTTCGGTTCGGCTGGCTTTCGAGTAG